A stretch of Deltaproteobacteria bacterium DNA encodes these proteins:
- a CDS encoding ABC transporter ATP-binding protein: MNEPVLELKNLTVEFPTRRGLVRAVNQVSLTLEKGQRLGLVGESGSGKSMTLLSILRLVPHPGLIAQGGITYQGTELLGLKPGEMRALRGKDIAMIFQDPMTTLNPVYKVGDQIRESLRVHNVFTANSSLFVFEKKRRAAERRRVLELMDEVGIPSAEERYEAFPHEFSGGMQQRAVIAIALACNPNILLADEPTTALDVTVQAQIMALLERINQERGTAIILVTHDLSLASEFCDRIAVMYAGRILEQGSVADVIDRPRHPYTIGLLNALPRMRFGRRPLQPIPGEVDLASLPLGCVFANRCSQAEDMCYRSSPQLEVVEPGHEACCFKCREITSYETTA; this comes from the coding sequence ATGAACGAACCTGTCTTGGAATTGAAAAACTTGACGGTGGAATTCCCCACCAGACGCGGACTGGTGAGGGCGGTCAATCAGGTCAGCCTTACCTTGGAAAAAGGGCAGCGCCTGGGGCTGGTCGGAGAATCGGGCAGCGGTAAGTCCATGACGCTGCTGAGCATCCTGCGCTTGGTCCCGCACCCGGGCCTGATCGCTCAGGGCGGAATTACATATCAGGGGACCGAGTTGTTGGGACTCAAGCCGGGTGAGATGCGGGCGTTGCGGGGCAAGGACATAGCAATGATCTTCCAGGACCCCATGACTACTCTCAACCCGGTATACAAAGTGGGCGACCAGATACGTGAGAGCCTGCGCGTTCATAATGTATTCACCGCCAATTCATCCCTGTTCGTGTTTGAGAAGAAGCGTCGGGCGGCGGAGCGCCGAAGAGTCTTAGAACTGATGGATGAGGTGGGGATCCCTTCGGCGGAGGAACGATATGAAGCTTTCCCTCACGAGTTTTCAGGCGGCATGCAACAACGGGCGGTGATCGCTATCGCCCTTGCCTGCAATCCCAACATTCTCCTGGCCGACGAACCCACCACCGCCCTGGACGTGACGGTACAGGCCCAGATCATGGCGCTTCTCGAACGGATCAACCAGGAACGCGGCACTGCCATAATCCTGGTGACCCACGATCTGTCTCTAGCTTCGGAATTTTGCGACCGGATAGCAGTTATGTACGCTGGTCGAATCCTGGAGCAGGGCAGTGTGGCCGACGTGATCGATCGACCCAGGCATCCATACACCATAGGGTTGCTCAACGCCTTGCCTCGAATGCGTTTCGGACGGCGTCCACTTCAACCCATCCCCGGTGAAGTGGACCTGGCCAGCCTGCCCTTGGGATGCGTCTTCGCCAATAGGTGTTCTCAAGCCGAGGACATGTGCTACAGGAGTTCTCCTCAGCTTGAAGTTGTTGAACCGGGTCATGAGGCATGTTGCTTTAAGTGCCGGGAAATAACCAGTTATGAAACCACTGCTTAG
- a CDS encoding ABC transporter permease has product MRLVRVIERLLGSIPVILGVLIIVFFFMRLLPGDPVEIMLGDSAASISEMESLRQELHLDEPLPKQLWLFISGLFQGDLGYSVVKRQPVLELILETIPPTVELTLAAVFMAILIALPVGVLTSLRPGSIFDRATMSGALLGISMPNFWLGLILILVFCVHLGWFPTSGRLGSDFTIARVTGFLTLDAILTGNWAAFWDAVKHLLIPATTLGVAFAAVLARVIRSSMLEVMRMEYVTAARAKGVPETAVIIKHALRNAMIPAVTVAGLEVGKLLGGNMIVETIFSWPGLGRLVVSSIFSRDYVVVQSAVMLYALTYVMANLTVDVVYTYLNPKIEL; this is encoded by the coding sequence ATGAGACTCGTCCGGGTGATAGAACGGTTGCTGGGGTCCATACCGGTTATTTTGGGGGTGTTGATCATTGTATTCTTCTTCATGCGCCTCCTGCCCGGAGACCCGGTGGAAATCATGCTGGGTGATTCAGCGGCCTCGATATCCGAAATGGAGAGCCTCCGGCAGGAACTTCACCTGGACGAGCCTTTGCCCAAACAGTTGTGGCTTTTTATAAGCGGGTTGTTTCAGGGGGACCTGGGTTACTCTGTAGTCAAACGCCAGCCGGTGCTCGAGTTGATCCTCGAGACGATTCCTCCCACCGTCGAACTGACACTGGCCGCCGTTTTCATGGCCATACTGATCGCCCTGCCGGTGGGGGTCCTTACTTCCCTGAGGCCTGGTTCAATCTTTGACAGGGCCACCATGTCCGGGGCCCTTTTGGGAATCAGTATGCCCAATTTCTGGCTGGGGTTGATCCTGATATTGGTATTCTGCGTCCATTTAGGATGGTTCCCAACGTCCGGCCGACTTGGATCCGACTTCACCATCGCTCGTGTGACAGGATTCCTCACATTGGATGCAATCCTGACAGGCAACTGGGCGGCCTTCTGGGACGCTGTTAAACACCTGCTGATTCCTGCCACCACCCTGGGGGTGGCCTTTGCCGCCGTTTTGGCCCGTGTAATCCGCTCGTCCATGCTTGAAGTAATGCGCATGGAGTATGTCACGGCGGCACGGGCCAAAGGCGTGCCGGAAACGGCGGTCATCATCAAACATGCCCTCAGAAACGCCATGATCCCGGCCGTAACCGTCGCCGGCCTTGAAGTCGGCAAACTGCTGGGGGGCAACATGATCGTTGAGACCATCTTTTCCTGGCCGGGGTTGGGTCGACTGGTTGTCAGTTCGATCTTCAGCCGTGATTACGTGGTGGTTCAGTCGGCAGTGATGCTATACGCCCTTACCTATGTTATGGCGAATCTGACAGTGGACGTGGTCTATACCTATTTAAACCCCAAGATCGAACTGTAA
- a CDS encoding ABC transporter ATP-binding protein, translating into MKPLLSVQDLTKHFPLRASLIGRLLTGQKDRLVHAVNGVTLDIYENETLGLVGESGSGKSTLGRVAIRLSEPTSGRISFLGDDISYVGGSRLRRLRKEMQVIFQNPYSSLNPRKSVRQIIGAALEARGVNDFEEQESEIISLLKRVSLPTRFIDAYPHQLSGGQRQRISIIRALAVRPKLIIADEPVSALDVSVQAQIIQLLEELKKEFHLTYLFIAHDLRVVWHISNRVAVMYLGKVVEIGESDEIFQYPHHPYTKALLSAIPRLDRRRGIQERLVLKGTVPSPLDPPTGCYFHTRCPEKKDRICEVQTPGWTEISKTHRVACFHCSDTAVGEKS; encoded by the coding sequence ATGAAACCACTGCTTAGCGTACAAGACCTGACCAAGCATTTCCCTTTGCGGGCCAGTCTGATCGGGCGGCTGTTGACCGGCCAGAAGGACCGCCTGGTTCACGCCGTAAACGGCGTTACATTGGATATCTATGAAAACGAGACCCTGGGACTGGTGGGGGAATCCGGAAGCGGAAAATCAACCCTGGGCCGGGTGGCTATTCGCCTCTCAGAGCCCACGTCGGGACGAATATCCTTTTTGGGCGATGACATCAGTTACGTGGGCGGTAGTCGGTTGCGCCGTTTGCGAAAAGAGATGCAGGTTATTTTTCAAAATCCGTACTCGAGTCTGAATCCCCGCAAATCGGTCCGTCAAATAATCGGGGCGGCCCTGGAAGCCCGCGGTGTAAACGACTTCGAGGAACAGGAATCTGAAATCATTTCTCTGCTGAAGCGGGTGTCGTTGCCGACACGGTTCATCGATGCCTATCCTCACCAGCTTTCCGGAGGGCAACGGCAGCGCATCAGCATCATACGGGCCCTGGCCGTACGACCCAAATTGATAATCGCCGACGAACCGGTAAGCGCCCTGGACGTCAGCGTTCAGGCCCAGATCATACAGTTGCTGGAAGAATTAAAAAAAGAATTTCATCTGACCTATCTTTTCATCGCCCACGACCTGCGCGTGGTCTGGCATATTTCCAACCGGGTTGCAGTCATGTACCTGGGCAAGGTGGTCGAAATCGGAGAAAGTGATGAAATTTTTCAATACCCCCACCACCCTTACACCAAGGCCTTGTTGTCGGCCATCCCCAGGCTGGACCGCCGCAGAGGGATACAGGAGCGGCTGGTCTTGAAAGGCACGGTTCCCAGCCCTTTGGATCCTCCAACGGGATGTTACTTCCACACTCGCTGCCCGGAGAAGAAAGACCGGATATGTGAAGTGCAGACACCTGGATGGACCGAAATCAGCAAGACCCACCGTGTGGCATGCTTCCATTGCAGTGATACGGCTGTGGGGGAAAAGTCATGA
- a CDS encoding ABC transporter permease, with protein sequence MTAVSKTLTLHAVRTGRNLFGVCEELRRNPAALISGLVVILYVVMAIFAPWVAPFQPNESDLTQRLLPPDSRHWFGTDALGRDILSRTIYGARVSILVGLLSVGLCVLFGVSLGLVAGYYRGWLDTVLSRFSELLMAFPYLISAIGMMAFLGPGFWNLVWALALRGWVEFFRMARGETFSQATREYVEAARSLGQPGLRIMLSEILPNITASVIVLATLRVGFLIVLEASLSFLGVGVPPTIPAWGSMISEGRNVLFIAWWVSTIPGLVLVALVLAINLLGEGLREVLDPRLKLQT encoded by the coding sequence ATGACCGCCGTCAGCAAAACTCTAACGCTTCACGCCGTTCGCACCGGGCGGAACCTGTTCGGGGTTTGTGAAGAACTCCGCCGGAATCCCGCAGCCTTGATTTCCGGCCTGGTAGTTATCCTTTATGTGGTCATGGCCATTTTCGCCCCCTGGGTGGCGCCTTTCCAACCCAACGAAAGTGATTTGACCCAGCGACTTCTCCCGCCGGACAGCAGGCATTGGTTCGGGACCGACGCCCTGGGACGGGACATTCTTTCCCGGACGATATACGGCGCCCGGGTGAGCATCCTGGTGGGTTTGCTTTCGGTGGGGCTGTGCGTGTTGTTTGGAGTCAGTCTTGGGCTTGTGGCCGGGTACTACCGGGGCTGGCTGGACACTGTTCTTTCCCGGTTCAGTGAATTGCTGATGGCCTTTCCGTACCTGATTTCGGCAATCGGCATGATGGCTTTTCTGGGTCCCGGGTTTTGGAACCTGGTATGGGCGCTGGCCTTGCGTGGTTGGGTCGAGTTTTTTCGTATGGCCCGCGGGGAGACCTTCTCTCAAGCGACCAGGGAATACGTCGAGGCGGCCAGGTCTTTGGGACAGCCGGGACTGCGGATCATGCTGAGCGAAATCCTGCCCAATATCACGGCTTCGGTCATCGTGCTGGCCACCCTGCGGGTAGGTTTTCTGATCGTGCTTGAGGCATCACTTTCCTTTTTAGGCGTGGGCGTGCCGCCCACCATTCCGGCCTGGGGATCGATGATCAGTGAAGGTCGCAACGTGCTGTTCATCGCCTGGTGGGTCAGCACCATCCCCGGCCTGGTTCTGGTGGCGCTGGTTCTGGCAATCAATCTTTTAGGTGAAGGTCTGCGTGAAGTTTTGGACCCGAGACTCAAGCTACAGACATGA